The DNA sequence AGCCGATGCCACCGTATTACCAAAGGATTCTCTTATAAACAGCAGTGTAAATATACAATAAACAAATCCGCCAATAAAGACTCCCAGCACCCTCATCGTCACCGGATCCTGAATAAAGTTCTCCAGCGTCCTCGGCGAAAATTGGGAAGAATATGTAGTTAACACAACCATGGTGGTAGAAAAGGTAATGGTCGTCATGGTCAATAACGAACCGGCAATGGTCCCAAGAATCGTTTTACCCAAATCCAGCCCCACAAGAAAGATCTCTGGATAAAATTCGTTCAAATAATAATCAACATATACCACACCGATCGCAAGAATCAATGCGACGAGCGTATACACAGCCGGAATGAACCATGTACCTTCTTTAATTTTAAATAAGAACTGCTTAAACAATCCCCTTCCCCTTTCTTTACGCTTTTTAATTGTTTTTGCCCTAAAATTGTTTTTGTGAAACAAAGAGAGCCAAGGGGTCAGGTCCCTTGGCTCTTCTTTTCAAATAAAAGGTGCCTGACCCTTCAGTATGTTAACACTTTACCGTACTGGGGGTCAGGCACCGACTTAGGCACTATTTCATATTATCCAACTCTCGTATGAGGCTCCAACTTCATCTTCCCCTTACGTTCCTTACGCTTCTTGCCCTCACCAGGCGGCTTAATGGTCAGTGCAATCACAAGTGAGACGATACACAATGCTGCGATAACCGTAAACGTTGCCTGGAACCCACCAAGTACAGCGGCTACCAGAGAGCCCGCTAAAGCCCCGATTCCAAATCCCTGGTAGATTACGCCATAGTTCTTGCTTTGGTTCTTCAGTCCAAAGAAGTCTGCCACGATGGCTGGGAATACAGTGATGTTTCCGCCAAAGCAGAAGGCAATGGCTGCTACACAGGCGAAGAAGATCGGGAAGTTCAATGGAACAAAGCTTAAGACTGTGACTGCAATGGCAGTGACCAGCAGCGTTCCGCAAATAACTTCCATCCGGCCGACTTTATCTGACAGTGCACCCAGAACGATTCGGCCTGTTGTATTAAAGATGGCTACCAATGCGACTGCGTTTGCCGCTGTAGCTGCATCCAGCCCGGCTAAGCTGACTCCGATGTCCTTGACAATCCCGACCAGGTATAACCCGCTCATACATGCTGTGAAGAAGATCACAAACAGCAGATATGCCTGCTTCGTTTTCAGCATTTCTTTGACTGTATAATCCTTTTGCTTTGATGCCGCTTTCATAGAGCTGTCTGCTGTTTCTTTTGCTTCTTTTAGTAAAAACGAGCCGCCAACGACCATTACCAGGACGATTGCTCCCCATACGAGGAAGGCTGTTGAGACACCGAATGATGAGATAAAACTGGCGTTCACATATTTAAAAATCAGGCTGCCTGTCCCAAATGCACCAACGGAAATCCCTGAGATCAAGCCTTTTTTCTCTGGGAACCATTTGATCAAATTGCTTAGTGTTGTAATATAAGCCGTACCATCTGCGAAGCCAACGATCACTCCGGCAACGGCGTACAGCATCCATAATGAGGATACCTGTGAGCTGAGGATTAACCCAGCACCAAGCAATATCCCGGCCGCGGCCACCAAACGGCGAAGGCCCCATCTATCCTGCAGCTTCCCTGAGAACAGGGTCGCAAATGCTAAAGCAAAGCTTGTAATGGAAAAAGTAATGCTGGTTGCGCTTAATTCCCAGCCGAATTTATCGACTAGAGGCTGATTGAAAAGGCTCCACGTATAAATGGTGCCCAAACCCATCTGGACGATAATGGTGCCAATGATGATAAGAAGTCGATTTGCCTTTCGTTCGTTCATGTCGAATCTCCTCTTTCTAAGCGGTTTCATAATCTCAAGCAATTGTGTTTATACTTGAATTCTACCGCTGAAAATAGGAATTAAATCGCTTTCAGAACGAAATGCCTGATATTCGGAATGAGTGGTATTTACAAATGCATAATCTGCCGGAACGCTTTCGACTTGCTTCTGCTGACCGGTATTTCCGCCTTCACACCCTTCAGTTTCAATACATATGTATTATTGAACCATGGCACAATCTCATGGATCTTGGACAGATTCACACTATAGGAACGGTGGCATCTAAAAAAGAGATCCTGAGGCAGGCTGTCATGAAATTCGCTAATTGACACAGGCATCGTGTACTCTTCCGACTCTGTGTAAACCAGGGTGATTTTTTCACTAGCCTCAGCGTAATAAATATCATTTACCTCCGTCACGATGATATTTTCATTTTTCCTCAGATTAATCCGGCGATTGCGGTCCTGGGGAATCTCTTCCTGCGTCTGCTTTCCCTTCTGAAAGGCTGCTTCCAGCTTGGAAAGCATAGCGGCAATCCTTTTTTCCTCATAAGGCTTTAAAATATAATCAAAAGCCTCCAGTTCAAAGGCCTGTGCCGCATGCTCCTTATAAGCTGTTGTGAAAATGATATACGGCTTCTTAGCAAACTTGCTGATGCTTCCTGCCAGCAGCATCCCATCCAATGAGGGGATATTGATGTCCAGGAAGATGGCATCGACTTCTTCCTCCTGAAGGAACTTCAGCACATCCAGCCCGTCCTCAAACGAAGCCACAATCTCGATTTTGCTATGCGTCTCTATTAAATATTCCAGCTCTTCCTTCGCCGGAATTTCATCTTCTACTATGATCGCTCTCATGATGGCTCCTTACCTATGTCAAAATAAACTTCCGTGCCCGGATTCAGCCTGTGAATCACCAGATCAGTCCCGTAAATCAGCTTCACCCGCTGATGCACATTGAAAAGGCCAATCTGCTTGGAGGAAACCTCCCCTTTGTGCAGGCGATCAATCACTTCCTGGTCGATTCCTTTTCCTGTATCCCTGACACTCACTCTAATTTTATCTTGGAATTCTTTAATGGAAATCGTCACGCTGCCAGGCCCTTTTTGTTTTAATATGCCATGGACCACGGCATTTTCCACTAAAGGCTGGATCAGCAGGCTTGGCAGTTTTAAATGAAGATCGTCTATATCATAAACAACCTGAAGACGTTCACCAAACCTTGCTTTTTCTATTTTAATATAATTTCTCACCTGCTCAAGCGCCGTTTGAACTTCAATCAGTTCTTCGCCAACTTCCAAATTATAGCGCATATACCCAGATAGACTGATGATCAGTTCCCTTGCTTTTTCCGGGTCACGCCTTGTCGTTGAGGCAATCGCATTAAGGGCATTGAACAAGAAGTGAGGATTGATTTTTGACTGCAAGGCCCTTATCTCAGCTTTATTGGCTTCTTCCTTAATCTGCTCCACTCTCGAAACTTCCATCAAAGTAGAGATGATCTGCGCCAGTCCAATCGCCATCGTCTGCAGTGTATTTGTGATGGTATAGGCTCTCCGGTAATAAATTTTCAATGTCCCTGTTATAATGCCCTGCTCTGATAGAGGAATAATCAGCAGGCAGTGGATCTGCGGTGTATGATGATCGGCAATATTGTTCCTGATGGTAATCTGCCCATTGCGGATCGTTTCTTTCGTCAGATCACTGATGATTTCCTGTCCAATCTTATACTTCTCTTCCCCATATCCGACATAGGCAAGAACATCCTTTGTATCCGTAATCGCAACGGCATCTGCCTTGATATCATCTTTAATGATCCTGCAAATCGTCCGAAGCGATTCTCCGTTAATCGAGCGGAAATATGGCAGAGTCTTATTAGCGATATTAAGGGCCAGCTGGGACTGCTGGGCGGCAATCCGCTCTTTCTCCCCTTCCACACTCGCAATCATCAGGATGATCAGTCCAATGCTGACCTGTCCCAAAATCATCGGAATCCCTATCTTCGATACAATCGCGACACCCAATTCAAAGGAATCAGCCATTGCTAAAATAAGAATCATCGTCAGGGTCTCGCAGAACATCCCGGCGATAATCCCATAAATCCATCGCCTGCTTTTTTTCATATAAACATGGATATAGCCAGCAGTGAACCCTGCCAGAATACTGGTGATCAGGCACGGAACAGAGGTCACCCCGCCAATATCGATCAAATAGCGGTGCATCCCGGAAACAATCCCTGTTACTATGCCAACCCATGGGCCAAACAGGATTCCCCCGGAAACTATCGCAATCGTCCGGATATTAATGATCGAACCTTCCACTTCAATTCCCGAATAGGTCCCAAAAAGGGCAAACACACAGAAAATCCCCGTCAGCAGCGACAGCTCTACCGGGGAATGATGGTCCCTCTGCAAAATCTCTTTAAACTTCGGCACCCTCGCCATGAAAAATAAAGTAATCAGCAAAAGTGCAGCCCGCTCGATTAACCGAATGAGCATTTCTAACTCAGATGAAGCGTACATAATGGTGTGGCCTCCTTGGTGCAAAAGTACTTATAAATAAATTCATGATATAGATGAGGTATTTTGTATGCTTATCATTATTGGCTGGAAAGTTGAGGATAATGCTATTTTAGGGTAATAAAAAACACAAAGCTATAATTTGGCTTTGTGAGGTGCCTGACTCCCGGCACGTTAATACTTTACCTAGCTGGCTTCCTTTTAATTGATGGATCCTACATAAGAAAAATAAGCGGGGATTTTACGGCTAAATACAGAATGGAATTCATTTTTGGTAAATAAGAGG is a window from the Bacillus infantis NRRL B-14911 genome containing:
- a CDS encoding L-lactate MFS transporter, which encodes MNERKANRLLIIIGTIIVQMGLGTIYTWSLFNQPLVDKFGWELSATSITFSITSFALAFATLFSGKLQDRWGLRRLVAAAGILLGAGLILSSQVSSLWMLYAVAGVIVGFADGTAYITTLSNLIKWFPEKKGLISGISVGAFGTGSLIFKYVNASFISSFGVSTAFLVWGAIVLVMVVGGSFLLKEAKETADSSMKAASKQKDYTVKEMLKTKQAYLLFVIFFTACMSGLYLVGIVKDIGVSLAGLDAATAANAVALVAIFNTTGRIVLGALSDKVGRMEVICGTLLVTAIAVTVLSFVPLNFPIFFACVAAIAFCFGGNITVFPAIVADFFGLKNQSKNYGVIYQGFGIGALAGSLVAAVLGGFQATFTVIAALCIVSLVIALTIKPPGEGKKRKERKGKMKLEPHTRVG
- a CDS encoding LytR/AlgR family response regulator transcription factor, coding for MRAIIVEDEIPAKEELEYLIETHSKIEIVASFEDGLDVLKFLQEEEVDAIFLDINIPSLDGMLLAGSISKFAKKPYIIFTTAYKEHAAQAFELEAFDYILKPYEEKRIAAMLSKLEAAFQKGKQTQEEIPQDRNRRINLRKNENIIVTEVNDIYYAEASEKITLVYTESEEYTMPVSISEFHDSLPQDLFFRCHRSYSVNLSKIHEIVPWFNNTYVLKLKGVKAEIPVSRSKSKAFRQIMHL
- a CDS encoding sensor histidine kinase, which codes for MYASSELEMLIRLIERAALLLITLFFMARVPKFKEILQRDHHSPVELSLLTGIFCVFALFGTYSGIEVEGSIINIRTIAIVSGGILFGPWVGIVTGIVSGMHRYLIDIGGVTSVPCLITSILAGFTAGYIHVYMKKSRRWIYGIIAGMFCETLTMILILAMADSFELGVAIVSKIGIPMILGQVSIGLIILMIASVEGEKERIAAQQSQLALNIANKTLPYFRSINGESLRTICRIIKDDIKADAVAITDTKDVLAYVGYGEEKYKIGQEIISDLTKETIRNGQITIRNNIADHHTPQIHCLLIIPLSEQGIITGTLKIYYRRAYTITNTLQTMAIGLAQIISTLMEVSRVEQIKEEANKAEIRALQSKINPHFLFNALNAIASTTRRDPEKARELIISLSGYMRYNLEVGEELIEVQTALEQVRNYIKIEKARFGERLQVVYDIDDLHLKLPSLLIQPLVENAVVHGILKQKGPGSVTISIKEFQDKIRVSVRDTGKGIDQEVIDRLHKGEVSSKQIGLFNVHQRVKLIYGTDLVIHRLNPGTEVYFDIGKEPS